The Bacteroides sp. AN502(2024) DNA segment AAATTGACTCAAGGGGAGACTTCTTTCCTGCATGTAAATACGTTGGGGTATCACGAAATTTATGTCAATGGGAAAAAAGTAGGGGAAGATGTTCTTACTCCTGCCGTATCACATTTATCTAAACGTTCACTGATTGTTACTTATGATATTACTCCTTATTTGAGAGAAGGAGAAAATGATTTGCTTATCTGGCTGGGGCAAGGTTGGTATAAAACGACTACTTTCGGAGCAGCTTATGAAGGTCCGTTGGTAAAGGCAGAACTGGATGTGTTGAGAAACGGTAAATGGGAAGTGGTGACGAAGACAGACGGTTCATGGAACGGACGTGAAAGTGGCTATTCGGATACAGGTACTTGGCGTGCTTTGCAGTTTGGCGGCGAGAGGGTGGATGGAAGGATTCTTCCGCGAGATCTTTCAACACAGGCTTTAGATAAAATGAAATGGACTCCTGTTGTGACAGTGAGTGTTCCCGATCATATCGCTTCCCCTCAAATGTGTGAGGTAAACAAGATACATCAGATCTTGCAGGCTGTTTCTGTAAAGAAGCTAGGTGAAGGTACATGGCTGGTAGATATGGGAAAGGTTCAGACCGGATGGTTTGAGATGCAAATGCCGATATTGCCGGCAGGTCATGAAGTTATCATGGAATATAGTGATAATCTGACGAAAGACGGTGAATTTGACAAGCAAGGTGAAAGTGATATTTATATATCTGGTGGTAAACAAGGAGAATACTTCAGAAATAAATTCAATCATCACGCCTTCCGGTATGTGCGCATCTCTAATCTTCCGCAAAAGCCGGCAGCAGAAGGAATGAAGTCTCTGCAAATTTATGGAGATTACAAACAGAGTGCTACTTTTGAATGTTCGGATGCCGATTTGAATGCGATTCACCAAATGATTCAGTACACGATGAAATGTCTGACTTTTTGTGGATATATGGTAGACTGTCCGCACTTGGAACGTGCCGGATATGGTGGTGACGGAAACTCCTCAACGATGTCTTTGCAAACGATGTACGATGTATCTCCAACTTTTGCCAACTGGGTACAAACATGGGGAGACTCTATGCGTGAAGGAGGAAGTTTGCCGCATGTTGGTCCTAATCCGGGTGCCGGTGGCGGCGGTCCGTATTGGTGCGGATTCTTTGTACAGGCTCCGTGGAGAACGTATGTCAACTACAATGATCCGCGACTGATTGAGAAATATTATTCTCAAATGAAAGAGTGGTTTAAGTATGTTGATAAGTATACGGTAGATGGTTTGCTGAAACGTTGGCCCGATACTAAATATCGTGACTGGTATTTGGGTGACTGGCTGGCACCTATGGGGGTAGATGCTGGCAATCAGGCTTCTGTGGATTTGGTAAGTAACTGTTTTATCAGCGAATGCTTGGGTACTATGTATAAGACAGCCTTAACATTAGGGAAAAAAGAAGAGGCGGAAGAGTTTGCCGTCCGTAGAGAAAAACTCAACAAGTTGATTCATCAGACATTTTATCGTGCGGATGAAGGAATCTATTCTACCGGTTCGCAACTGGATATGTGCTATCCTATGTTGGTAGGTGTTGTTCCCGATTCTTTGTACAATAAAGTGAAAGAGAATGTCGTTACGATGACCGAAGAAAAGCATAAAGGACATATTGCTGTTGGTCTGGTTGGAGTACCTATTTTGACAGAATGGGCTGTTCGGAATAAGCAAGTGGATTTCTTCTATCAAATGATGAAGAAACGTGATTATCCCGGATATCTGTATATGATCGATCATGGTGCGACAGCGACTTGGGAATATTGGAGCGGAGAACGAAGTCGTGTGCACAATTGTTACAATGGAATTGGTACTTGGTTTTATCAGGCTGTAGGAGGAATACGCCTTGATGAGGCTAAACCTGGATATCGTCACTTCTATGTTGATCCTCAAATTCCAAACGGGGTCACCTGGGCTAAAACCACGAAAGAGTCACCTTATGGTACTATTATCGTCAATTGGGAATTGAAAAATAGTCAACTGAATCTTCAAGTTTCAGTCCCTTCCGGAACTGCTGCCACTATTTGCATACCCGATGCTGCTGTTTCGTGCGGGATGAATGGGAAGAAAGTGAATATTAAAAAGCGGACTGTCGATGTAGAAGCAGGGCATTATGATTTTCTATTTCATTTGGAATAGATATGGGTTAGGTTTGTTGATTGGTTGTATAGTCTTGATAAAAGCCAAGACTTACTACATCGTCTTGACCCTGTGATAATTTTCACCTCTCCATTATTTCGTCTATCAATCTTTAGATAAAAATACATTGACTCGGCATTTGTTTAATACCCTTATTAATTATCCCCGAATATTGTTTAGTGATGTATTCGTAAAGTTGCTGTGCCACAGTTTTTTCTAATGCAACGATTTATTTCAGTGTTAGGGATTAAGCCTAACACTGAAATAAATCGAAGACTATGGGAAGAGGGAATTAAATTGGCAGCTATTGCCGCATAAATGTTAATTGAATATTTAACGAACTATTGCTATCA contains these protein-coding regions:
- a CDS encoding family 78 glycoside hydrolase catalytic domain; this translates as MNSMKRLLCWVCCFCWLSVIAYGSKKTSSFYLSELKCENLIDPLGIDNVTPHFSWKLKGDDWKGGQTYYEIQVASDSILLIQDKADLWNTGKIKSDASVMVPYQGKALTSRSLCYWRVRVWDAKKQVSSWSPVARLGVGILDQSQMQGEYIGASVEGGKICAPILRKKVKLTQGETSFLHVNTLGYHEIYVNGKKVGEDVLTPAVSHLSKRSLIVTYDITPYLREGENDLLIWLGQGWYKTTTFGAAYEGPLVKAELDVLRNGKWEVVTKTDGSWNGRESGYSDTGTWRALQFGGERVDGRILPRDLSTQALDKMKWTPVVTVSVPDHIASPQMCEVNKIHQILQAVSVKKLGEGTWLVDMGKVQTGWFEMQMPILPAGHEVIMEYSDNLTKDGEFDKQGESDIYISGGKQGEYFRNKFNHHAFRYVRISNLPQKPAAEGMKSLQIYGDYKQSATFECSDADLNAIHQMIQYTMKCLTFCGYMVDCPHLERAGYGGDGNSSTMSLQTMYDVSPTFANWVQTWGDSMREGGSLPHVGPNPGAGGGGPYWCGFFVQAPWRTYVNYNDPRLIEKYYSQMKEWFKYVDKYTVDGLLKRWPDTKYRDWYLGDWLAPMGVDAGNQASVDLVSNCFISECLGTMYKTALTLGKKEEAEEFAVRREKLNKLIHQTFYRADEGIYSTGSQLDMCYPMLVGVVPDSLYNKVKENVVTMTEEKHKGHIAVGLVGVPILTEWAVRNKQVDFFYQMMKKRDYPGYLYMIDHGATATWEYWSGERSRVHNCYNGIGTWFYQAVGGIRLDEAKPGYRHFYVDPQIPNGVTWAKTTKESPYGTIIVNWELKNSQLNLQVSVPSGTAATICIPDAAVSCGMNGKKVNIKKRTVDVEAGHYDFLFHLE